Proteins encoded by one window of Branchiostoma floridae strain S238N-H82 chromosome 6, Bfl_VNyyK, whole genome shotgun sequence:
- the LOC118418041 gene encoding vinculin-like isoform X2: MPVFHTRTIESILEPVAQQVSQLVILHEEAEDGNAMPDLARPVQAVCAAVQNLVKVAKETAETSQDVILKQEMPIAYTRVEEASHLLVDASDMLRADPYSRPAREKLIDGARGILSGTSQLLLTFDEAEVRKIIRVCKSVLEYLAIAEVVETMEDLVTFVKNLTPGMTGMSKMVDARSKELTHQQHRESLAHSLQVVKDLTPVLISGIKIFVTTRRPQDGKGIPEAIENRNYVVNKMSAEISEIIRVLQLTTYDEDSYDADDMTVMKKALASFMARLNQAREWLQNPNSEAGSLGERSLRQIIEDARRIGERCVGPERDEILRLCSELTAMVDQLSDFKAKGMGNSPEAINLSRQIIDRLLDMDKRVQQAVSNFQQSGIRKPAPTIAGKMEQAMRWLSAPTMDDKGLGQQAVHELVREGRKLAQTCQEPDKSDLLRKCDSVERLARQLADLVNQGKGDSPEAQELARTVQEKLNDLRKKMDETLVKQIADVFLDTTSALKQLNNAAHAPADAPNREPEFGNKAGNFDQHSALLTQTAGRVADAGSCQNKKTVEGIKSTAGVIRDLTPQIIHAGKILLDNPDNQSSGFNLHRAASEHFELLKREWMNNMDKLTSLVDDAVDTVAFIKACEEAIARDSEMVKVAIKNVQVQSVVNGASNIARRANRVLMVAKREADNSEDPKFVDRVNDASDTLARSISPMVVDAKSVASNPKDANSQGRYFDSNTKESAQRLPGEMDTLRDAVAGVREAVTVVDEAALAAAQEAAFPPPPDLSQLKLGDAAPPRPPLPEHETPPPRPPPPEEEEEEIAFPTPKPNQPIMTDSEDEEMAFPVDPNANEKIMVAAHQLHLEAQKWSSKGNEIVAAAKKMALLMAEMSRLVRGEGGNKRDLIRVAKEIALVADEVTRLAKEVAKQCTDKRIRTNLLQVCERIPTISTQLKILSTVKATMIGQSNSNTDVDSEEVDQATEMLVHNAQNLMQSVKETVREAEAASIKIRTDAGITLRWVRKKPWEEEQAAQESKIFDSIEKQMKTGKPYKYKGMPGVI, encoded by the exons GTCTCCCAACTGGTGATTCTCCATGAAGAGGCTGAAGATGGCAACGCCATGCCAGACCTGGCCCGGCCAGTCCAGGCTGTGTGTGCCGCTGTACAGAACCTGGTCAAG GTTGCGAAGGAGACAGCAGAAACCAGCCAGGATGTGATCCTGAAGCAGGAGATGCCCATCGCCTACACCCGGGTGGAGGAGGCCTCACACCTGCTGGTGGACGCCTCTGACATGCTGCGGGCAGACCCGTACTCCAGACCGGCCAGGGAGAAGCTCATAGATGGTGCTCGAG GAATTCTGTCTGGGACCTCCCAGTTGTTGCTGACGTTTGATGAGGCAGAGGTGCGTAAGATCATCAGGGTGTGTAAGAGTGTGCTGGAGTACCTGGCCATCGCTGAGGTGGTGGAGACTATGGAAGACCTGGTCACTTTTGTCAAG AACCTGACCCCTGGTATGACGGGGATGTCTAAGATGGTGGATGCCCGTTCTAAGGAGCTGACCCACCAGCAGCACAGGGAGAGCCTGGCCCACTCCCTCCAGGTGGTGAAGGACCTCACACCTGTCCTCATCTCCGGCATCAAGATCTTTGTCACCACTAGGAGACCACAAG ATGGTAAGGGAATCCCAGAGGCCATTGAGAACCGTAACTACGTTGTGAACAAGATGTCTGCAGAGATCAGCGAGATCATCCGCGTCCTGCAGCTGACGACGTATGACGAGGACAGCTATGATGCTGACGACATGACAGTGATGAAGAAGGCCCTGGCCAGCTTCATGGCTCGTCTGAACCAGGCCAGGGAGTGGCTACAGAACCCCAACTCAGAAGCCGGGTCTCTGG GTGAAAGATCACTGAGACAAATCATTGAAGATGCCCGGAGGATCGGCGAGCGATGTGTTGGGCCGGAGAGAGATGAAATCCTCAGGCTGTGCAGTGAGCTGACAGCCATGGTGGACCAGCTGTCGGACTTCAAGGCCAAGGGAATG GGAAACTCTCCAGAAGCTATCAACCTGTCCAGGCAGATCATTGACCGGCTGTTGGACATGGACAAGCGTGTGCAGCAGGCAGTGTCCAACTTCCAGCAGAGCGGCATCAGGAAGCCAGCCCCCACCATCGCTGGCAAGATGGAACAGGCCATGAGGTGGCTGAGTGCACCCACCATGGATGACAAGGGATTAG GACAACAAGCGGTGCATGAGCTGGTGAGGGAGGGGAGGAAGCTGGCGCAGACCTGCCAGGAGCCGGACAAGTCCGACCTGCTGAGGAAGTGTGACTCTGTGGAGAGGCTAGCCAGGCAGCTGGCCGACCTCGTCAACCAGGGCAAG GGAGACAGCCCAGAGGCCCAGGAGCTGGCCCGTACTGTGCAGGAGAAGTTGAATGACCTGAGGAAGAAGATGGACGAGACTCTGGTGAAGCAGATTGCAGACGTGTTCCTGGACACCACATCTGCACTTAAGCAGCTCAATAATGCTGCCCATGCTCctgcag ATGCCCCCAACCGAGAGCCAGAATTCGGCAACAAGGCAGGGAACTTTGACCAGCACTCTGCCCTGTTGACCCAGACTGCTGGGCGTGTGGCTGATGCTGGCAGCTGTCAGAACAAGAAGACAGTGGAGGGCATCAAGAGCACTGCTGGTGTG ATCCGAGACCTGACCCCACAAATCATCCATGCTGGAAAGATCCTGCTGGACAACCCAGACAATCAG TCTAGCGGGTTCAACCTCCACCGA GCCGCCTCAGAGCACTTTGAACTCCTGAAGAGGGAGTGGATGAACAACATGGACAAGCTGACATCTCTTGTGGATGATGCAGTGGACACTGTTGCATTCATCAAAGCCTGTG AGGAGGCCATCGCCCGTGACAGTGAAATGGTGAAAGTTGCCATCAAGAATGTGCAAGTACAG AGCGTGGTGAATGGTGCCTCCAACATCGCCCGCCGTGCCAACCGTGTGCTGATGGTGGCCAAGAGGGAAGCCGACAACTCTGAGGACCCCAAGTTTGTGGACAGGGTGAACGATGCATCCGACACACTGGCAAGAT CTATCAGCCCCATGGTGGTGGATGCCAAGTCTGTGGCCAGCAACCCCAAGGATGCAAACTCCCAAGGGAGATACTTTGACTCCAACACaaag GAGAGTGCACAAAGGTTACCAGGGGAAATGGATACG TTGAGAGATGCTGTTGCTGGTGTCCGTGAAGCTGTCACGGTTGTGGATGAAGCTGCCCTGGCTGCAGCACAGGAGGCTGCCTTCCCACCACCACCTGACCTGAGCCAGCTCAAGCTGGGAG ATGCAGCACCACCAAGACCACCACTGCCAGAGCATGAGACACCCCCTCCCAGACCACCACCcccagaggaggaggaggaggagatcGCTTTCCCCACCCCCAAACCCAACCAGCCCATCATG ACGGATTCAGAAGATGAAGAGATGGCTTTCCCCGTAGATCCCAATGCCAACGAGAAAATCATG GTTGCAGCCCATCAGCTTCACTTGGAAGCCCAGAAGTGGTCCAGCAAGGGCAACGAGATTGTTGCAGCAGCCAAGAAGATGGCGCTTCTTATGGCAGAGATGAGTCGCCTGGTCAG AGGTGAAGGCGGTAACAAGAGAGACCTTATCCGAGTTGCAAAGGAGATCGCTTTGGTCGCTGACGAGGTCACGCGATTGGCCAAGGAAGTTGCCAAACAGTGCACAGACAAGAGGATACGAACG AACCTACTGCAGGTTTGTGAGCGTATCCCCACCATCAGCACACAGCTGAAGATCCTGTCCACAGTCAAGGCCACTATGATCGGACAGTCAA ATTCCAATACAG ATGTAGACAGTGAAGAAGTGGACCAGGCAACAGAGATGTTGGTCCACAACGCTCAGAACCTCATGCAGTCCGTGAAGGAGACCGTACGCGAGGCCGAGGCGGCCTCCATCAAGATCCGCACAGACGCAGGCATCACGCTTCGCTGGGTTCGGAAGAAGCCATG
- the LOC118418041 gene encoding vinculin-like isoform X1: MPVFHTRTIESILEPVAQQVSQLVILHEEAEDGNAMPDLARPVQAVCAAVQNLVKVAKETAETSQDVILKQEMPIAYTRVEEASHLLVDASDMLRADPYSRPAREKLIDGARGILSGTSQLLLTFDEAEVRKIIRVCKSVLEYLAIAEVVETMEDLVTFVKNLTPGMTGMSKMVDARSKELTHQQHRESLAHSLQVVKDLTPVLISGIKIFVTTRRPQDGKGIPEAIENRNYVVNKMSAEISEIIRVLQLTTYDEDSYDADDMTVMKKALASFMARLNQAREWLQNPNSEAGSLGERSLRQIIEDARRIGERCVGPERDEILRLCSELTAMVDQLSDFKAKGMGNSPEAINLSRQIIDRLLDMDKRVQQAVSNFQQSGIRKPAPTIAGKMEQAMRWLSAPTMDDKGLGQQAVHELVREGRKLAQTCQEPDKSDLLRKCDSVERLARQLADLVNQGKGDSPEAQELARTVQEKLNDLRKKMDETLVKQIADVFLDTTSALKQLNNAAHAPADAPNREPEFGNKAGNFDQHSALLTQTAGRVADAGSCQNKKTVEGIKSTAGVIRDLTPQIIHAGKILLDNPDNQSSGFNLHRAASEHFELLKREWMNNMDKLTSLVDDAVDTVAFIKACEEAIARDSEMVKVAIKNVQVQSVVNGASNIARRANRVLMVAKREADNSEDPKFVDRVNDASDTLARSISPMVVDAKSVASNPKDANSQGRYFDSNTKESAQRLPGEMDTLRDAVAGVREAVTVVDEAALAAAQEAAFPPPPDLSQLKLGDAAPPRPPLPEHETPPPRPPPPEEEEEEIAFPTPKPNQPIMTDSEDEEMAFPVDPNANEKIMVAAHQLHLEAQKWSSKGNEIVAAAKKMALLMAEMSRLVRGEGGNKRDLIRVAKEIALVADEVTRLAKEVAKQCTDKRIRTNLLQVCERIPTISTQLKILSTVKATMIGQSTPDSNTDVDSEEVDQATEMLVHNAQNLMQSVKETVREAEAASIKIRTDAGITLRWVRKKPWEEEQAAQESKIFDSIEKQMKTGKPYKYKGMPGVI; encoded by the exons GTCTCCCAACTGGTGATTCTCCATGAAGAGGCTGAAGATGGCAACGCCATGCCAGACCTGGCCCGGCCAGTCCAGGCTGTGTGTGCCGCTGTACAGAACCTGGTCAAG GTTGCGAAGGAGACAGCAGAAACCAGCCAGGATGTGATCCTGAAGCAGGAGATGCCCATCGCCTACACCCGGGTGGAGGAGGCCTCACACCTGCTGGTGGACGCCTCTGACATGCTGCGGGCAGACCCGTACTCCAGACCGGCCAGGGAGAAGCTCATAGATGGTGCTCGAG GAATTCTGTCTGGGACCTCCCAGTTGTTGCTGACGTTTGATGAGGCAGAGGTGCGTAAGATCATCAGGGTGTGTAAGAGTGTGCTGGAGTACCTGGCCATCGCTGAGGTGGTGGAGACTATGGAAGACCTGGTCACTTTTGTCAAG AACCTGACCCCTGGTATGACGGGGATGTCTAAGATGGTGGATGCCCGTTCTAAGGAGCTGACCCACCAGCAGCACAGGGAGAGCCTGGCCCACTCCCTCCAGGTGGTGAAGGACCTCACACCTGTCCTCATCTCCGGCATCAAGATCTTTGTCACCACTAGGAGACCACAAG ATGGTAAGGGAATCCCAGAGGCCATTGAGAACCGTAACTACGTTGTGAACAAGATGTCTGCAGAGATCAGCGAGATCATCCGCGTCCTGCAGCTGACGACGTATGACGAGGACAGCTATGATGCTGACGACATGACAGTGATGAAGAAGGCCCTGGCCAGCTTCATGGCTCGTCTGAACCAGGCCAGGGAGTGGCTACAGAACCCCAACTCAGAAGCCGGGTCTCTGG GTGAAAGATCACTGAGACAAATCATTGAAGATGCCCGGAGGATCGGCGAGCGATGTGTTGGGCCGGAGAGAGATGAAATCCTCAGGCTGTGCAGTGAGCTGACAGCCATGGTGGACCAGCTGTCGGACTTCAAGGCCAAGGGAATG GGAAACTCTCCAGAAGCTATCAACCTGTCCAGGCAGATCATTGACCGGCTGTTGGACATGGACAAGCGTGTGCAGCAGGCAGTGTCCAACTTCCAGCAGAGCGGCATCAGGAAGCCAGCCCCCACCATCGCTGGCAAGATGGAACAGGCCATGAGGTGGCTGAGTGCACCCACCATGGATGACAAGGGATTAG GACAACAAGCGGTGCATGAGCTGGTGAGGGAGGGGAGGAAGCTGGCGCAGACCTGCCAGGAGCCGGACAAGTCCGACCTGCTGAGGAAGTGTGACTCTGTGGAGAGGCTAGCCAGGCAGCTGGCCGACCTCGTCAACCAGGGCAAG GGAGACAGCCCAGAGGCCCAGGAGCTGGCCCGTACTGTGCAGGAGAAGTTGAATGACCTGAGGAAGAAGATGGACGAGACTCTGGTGAAGCAGATTGCAGACGTGTTCCTGGACACCACATCTGCACTTAAGCAGCTCAATAATGCTGCCCATGCTCctgcag ATGCCCCCAACCGAGAGCCAGAATTCGGCAACAAGGCAGGGAACTTTGACCAGCACTCTGCCCTGTTGACCCAGACTGCTGGGCGTGTGGCTGATGCTGGCAGCTGTCAGAACAAGAAGACAGTGGAGGGCATCAAGAGCACTGCTGGTGTG ATCCGAGACCTGACCCCACAAATCATCCATGCTGGAAAGATCCTGCTGGACAACCCAGACAATCAG TCTAGCGGGTTCAACCTCCACCGA GCCGCCTCAGAGCACTTTGAACTCCTGAAGAGGGAGTGGATGAACAACATGGACAAGCTGACATCTCTTGTGGATGATGCAGTGGACACTGTTGCATTCATCAAAGCCTGTG AGGAGGCCATCGCCCGTGACAGTGAAATGGTGAAAGTTGCCATCAAGAATGTGCAAGTACAG AGCGTGGTGAATGGTGCCTCCAACATCGCCCGCCGTGCCAACCGTGTGCTGATGGTGGCCAAGAGGGAAGCCGACAACTCTGAGGACCCCAAGTTTGTGGACAGGGTGAACGATGCATCCGACACACTGGCAAGAT CTATCAGCCCCATGGTGGTGGATGCCAAGTCTGTGGCCAGCAACCCCAAGGATGCAAACTCCCAAGGGAGATACTTTGACTCCAACACaaag GAGAGTGCACAAAGGTTACCAGGGGAAATGGATACG TTGAGAGATGCTGTTGCTGGTGTCCGTGAAGCTGTCACGGTTGTGGATGAAGCTGCCCTGGCTGCAGCACAGGAGGCTGCCTTCCCACCACCACCTGACCTGAGCCAGCTCAAGCTGGGAG ATGCAGCACCACCAAGACCACCACTGCCAGAGCATGAGACACCCCCTCCCAGACCACCACCcccagaggaggaggaggaggagatcGCTTTCCCCACCCCCAAACCCAACCAGCCCATCATG ACGGATTCAGAAGATGAAGAGATGGCTTTCCCCGTAGATCCCAATGCCAACGAGAAAATCATG GTTGCAGCCCATCAGCTTCACTTGGAAGCCCAGAAGTGGTCCAGCAAGGGCAACGAGATTGTTGCAGCAGCCAAGAAGATGGCGCTTCTTATGGCAGAGATGAGTCGCCTGGTCAG AGGTGAAGGCGGTAACAAGAGAGACCTTATCCGAGTTGCAAAGGAGATCGCTTTGGTCGCTGACGAGGTCACGCGATTGGCCAAGGAAGTTGCCAAACAGTGCACAGACAAGAGGATACGAACG AACCTACTGCAGGTTTGTGAGCGTATCCCCACCATCAGCACACAGCTGAAGATCCTGTCCACAGTCAAGGCCACTATGATCGGACAGTCAA CTCCAGATTCCAATACAG ATGTAGACAGTGAAGAAGTGGACCAGGCAACAGAGATGTTGGTCCACAACGCTCAGAACCTCATGCAGTCCGTGAAGGAGACCGTACGCGAGGCCGAGGCGGCCTCCATCAAGATCCGCACAGACGCAGGCATCACGCTTCGCTGGGTTCGGAAGAAGCCATG